The Sulfitobacter donghicola DSW-25 = KCTC 12864 = JCM 14565 genome has a segment encoding these proteins:
- the rpsB gene encoding 30S ribosomal protein S2 encodes MALPEFSMRQLLEAGVHFGHQTQRWNPRMGPYIYGSRNGIHIMDLTQTVPMLDEALKVIRDTVAKGGSILFVGTKRQAAQPIADAAEKCAQYYMNHRWLGGTLTNWQTVSKSIQRLKHIDEQSELGFSGLTKKERLGMERDQGKLQASLGGIREMGGRPDLIFVIDVRKEQLAIAEANKLGIPVVAVVDTNCSPDGIDYIIPGNDDAARAIALYTDLAARAALDGMSAQLGAAGVDLGAMEEAPVEEAVAEEAAAEAPAES; translated from the coding sequence ATGGCTCTTCCTGAGTTCTCCATGCGTCAGCTGCTAGAAGCAGGCGTACACTTTGGTCACCAGACACAGCGCTGGAACCCACGTATGGGTCCGTACATCTACGGCTCACGTAACGGCATTCACATCATGGATCTGACACAGACCGTTCCAATGTTGGACGAAGCGCTGAAAGTTATCCGTGACACAGTCGCCAAAGGCGGCAGCATTCTTTTCGTTGGTACCAAGCGTCAGGCAGCACAGCCTATCGCAGATGCCGCAGAGAAATGCGCACAGTACTACATGAACCACCGCTGGCTCGGCGGCACGCTGACCAACTGGCAGACGGTTTCCAAATCCATCCAGCGCCTCAAGCACATCGACGAACAATCCGAGCTGGGCTTTAGCGGCCTGACAAAGAAAGAGCGTCTGGGCATGGAACGTGACCAAGGCAAGCTTCAGGCTTCTCTTGGTGGTATCCGCGAAATGGGCGGCCGTCCTGACCTGATCTTTGTGATCGACGTGCGCAAAGAGCAGCTGGCAATCGCAGAAGCGAACAAGCTGGGTATTCCAGTTGTTGCTGTTGTTGACACGAACTGCTCACCAGATGGCATCGATTATATCATTCCAGGTAACGACGACGCGGCACGCGCGATCGCTCTTTACACCGATCTGGCGGCACGTGCTGCTCTTGACGGTATGTCCGCACAGCTGGGCGCCGCTGGCGTTGATCTGGGCGCGATGGAAGAAGCACCTGTTGAAGAAGCTGTTGCAGAAGAAGCAGCAGCCGAGGCACCTGCAGAAAGCTAA
- the tsf gene encoding translation elongation factor Ts has product MAITASMVKELRDATGAGMMDAKKALTETAGDMEAAVDWLRTKGLAKAAKKSGRTAAEGLVAVKVEGGRGVAVEVNSETDFVGKNADFQKMVAGIADVAVSAADVDALKAADMGGKSVEQTVTDAVAVIGENMSVRRMSSIEGDVVVSYVHNAAAPGMGKIGVLVAMSGGDDAFGKQVAMHIAAVNPASLSEADLDASVVEKEKQVQIDIARESGKPEAVIEKMIVGRMKKYMSEVTLLNQQFVVNPDLTVADAAKEAGATITGFVRLEVGEGIEVVKEDFAAEVAKAAQG; this is encoded by the coding sequence ATGGCAATTACAGCATCCATGGTCAAAGAACTCCGCGACGCGACCGGCGCGGGCATGATGGACGCCAAGAAGGCGTTGACAGAAACAGCAGGCGATATGGAAGCAGCAGTTGACTGGCTGCGCACCAAAGGCTTGGCTAAAGCTGCGAAGAAATCCGGCCGTACAGCGGCAGAGGGTCTTGTAGCTGTTAAAGTTGAAGGCGGTCGCGGTGTTGCGGTTGAAGTTAACTCTGAAACAGATTTCGTAGGAAAAAACGCTGACTTCCAGAAAATGGTTGCAGGTATTGCTGATGTTGCGGTTTCCGCAGCAGACGTTGACGCGCTGAAAGCGGCTGACATGGGTGGCAAATCCGTTGAGCAGACTGTGACAGACGCTGTTGCCGTTATCGGTGAAAACATGTCCGTGCGCCGTATGTCTTCCATCGAAGGTGACGTTGTTGTGTCTTATGTTCACAACGCAGCAGCACCAGGCATGGGTAAAATCGGCGTATTGGTTGCCATGTCCGGTGGCGATGACGCGTTTGGCAAACAGGTTGCGATGCACATCGCAGCTGTAAACCCAGCGTCCTTGTCCGAAGCTGATCTTGACGCATCTGTTGTTGAGAAAGAAAAGCAGGTTCAGATCGACATCGCACGTGAATCTGGCAAGCCAGAAGCCGTGATCGAAAAGATGATCGTTGGCCGTATGAAGAAATACATGTCCGAAGTCACATTGCTGAACCAACAGTTCGTTGTGAACCCTGACCTGACCGTTGCTGACGCAGCAAAAGAAGCAGGCGCAACCATCACAGGTTTCGTGCGTTTGGAAGTTGGCGAAGGCATCGAAGTTGTAAAAGAAGATTTT